From Catharus ustulatus isolate bCatUst1 chromosome 6, bCatUst1.pri.v2, whole genome shotgun sequence, a single genomic window includes:
- the SPRED1 gene encoding sprouty-related, EVH1 domain-containing protein 1 isoform X1, whose amino-acid sequence MSEETATSNDNSYARVRAVVMTRDDSSGGWLPLGGGGLSCVTVFKVIPQEENSCADFLIHGERLRDKTVVLECTLKKDLVYNKVTPTFYHWKIDDKKFGLTFQSPADARAFDRGIRRAVEDISQGYPPSQNDVEVAEDCFQTAQENTSGSLMKDHLFQHETVVTSETYNSANLRPSSFEDFNTRRACLPSQPNQVPLKSIRHVSFQDEDEIVRINPRDILIRRYADYRHPDMWKNDLERDDADSNIPFSKSDSKKSDYLYPCGDGTKLNSLKDSKSSVVFKTQPSSSKFKNSKRRKEDGERSRCIYCQERFNHEDNGRGKCQDAPDPIKRCIYQVSCMLCAESMLYHCMSDSEGDFSDPCSCDTSDDKFCLRWLALVALSFIAPCMCCYLPLRACHHCGEVCGCCGGKHKAAG is encoded by the exons TAATAGTTATGCACGAGTGCGAGCTGTGGTGATGACCCGGGATGACTCAAGTGGTGGATGGTTACCACTTGGAGGGGGTGGACTAAGCTGTGTCACAGTCTTCAAAGTCATTCCCCAGGAAGAGAATAGCTGTGCTGATTTTCTTATCCATGGAGAACGACTCAGGGATAAAACG gtGGTCTTGGAATGCACATTAAAGAAAGACCTTGTTTACAACAAAGTTACTCCTACTTTTTACCACTGGAAGATTGATGACAAAAAGTTTGGCCTCACATTTCAGAGTCCTGCTGATGCAAGAGCATTTGATAGAGGTATTCGAAGAGCAGTAGAGGATATTTCTCAAG GTTATCCACCCTCCCAAAATGATGTTGAAGTGGCAGAAGACTGCTTTCAA ACTGCTCAAGAAAATACATCAGGTTCACTAATGAAAGATCACCTTTTTCAACATGAAACTGTAGTAACCAGTGAAACCTACAACAGTGCAAATTTAAGGCCTTCATCATTTGAGGATTTCAACACCAGGAGAGCCTGTTTACCAAGCCAACCTAACCAG GTCCCACTGAAGTCAATCAGGCATGTTAGTTTTCAGGATGAAGATGAAATTGTCAGAATAAACCCTCGTGACATTTTGATACGTCGTTATGCAGACTACAGGCATCCTGACATGTGGAAGAATGACCTGGAGAGGGATGACGCAGACTCAAATATACCATTTTCTAAATCAGACAGTAAAAAATCTGACTATTTATACCCATGTGGGGATGGAACTAAGTTGAATTCCCTAAAAGACTCAAAGAGTTCTGTGGTATTTAAAACTCAGCCTTCCtcatcaaaatttaaaaactcaaaaagaagaaaagaggatgGTGAGCGTTCCCGCTGTATATACTGCCAGGAAAGGTTTAATCATGAAGATAATGGCAGAGGAAAATGTCAAGATGCGCCAGATCCTATTAAAAGATGTATCTACCAAGTTAGTTGCATGCTTTGCGCAGAGAGCATGCTGTATCACTGCATGTCAGACTCTGAAGGAGATTTCTCTGATCCTTGCTCGTGTGACACTAGTGATGACAAGTTCTGCTTACGCTGGTTAGCACTGGTGGCACTCTCGTTCATTGCTCCATGTATGTGCTGCTACCTCCCCTTGAGAGCATGCCATCACTGTGGTGAGGTGTGTGGGTGCTGTGGAGGAAAGCATAAAGCTGCGGGATGA
- the SPRED1 gene encoding sprouty-related, EVH1 domain-containing protein 1 isoform X2, with product MTRDDSSGGWLPLGGGGLSCVTVFKVIPQEENSCADFLIHGERLRDKTVVLECTLKKDLVYNKVTPTFYHWKIDDKKFGLTFQSPADARAFDRGIRRAVEDISQGYPPSQNDVEVAEDCFQTAQENTSGSLMKDHLFQHETVVTSETYNSANLRPSSFEDFNTRRACLPSQPNQVPLKSIRHVSFQDEDEIVRINPRDILIRRYADYRHPDMWKNDLERDDADSNIPFSKSDSKKSDYLYPCGDGTKLNSLKDSKSSVVFKTQPSSSKFKNSKRRKEDGERSRCIYCQERFNHEDNGRGKCQDAPDPIKRCIYQVSCMLCAESMLYHCMSDSEGDFSDPCSCDTSDDKFCLRWLALVALSFIAPCMCCYLPLRACHHCGEVCGCCGGKHKAAG from the exons ATGACCCGGGATGACTCAAGTGGTGGATGGTTACCACTTGGAGGGGGTGGACTAAGCTGTGTCACAGTCTTCAAAGTCATTCCCCAGGAAGAGAATAGCTGTGCTGATTTTCTTATCCATGGAGAACGACTCAGGGATAAAACG gtGGTCTTGGAATGCACATTAAAGAAAGACCTTGTTTACAACAAAGTTACTCCTACTTTTTACCACTGGAAGATTGATGACAAAAAGTTTGGCCTCACATTTCAGAGTCCTGCTGATGCAAGAGCATTTGATAGAGGTATTCGAAGAGCAGTAGAGGATATTTCTCAAG GTTATCCACCCTCCCAAAATGATGTTGAAGTGGCAGAAGACTGCTTTCAA ACTGCTCAAGAAAATACATCAGGTTCACTAATGAAAGATCACCTTTTTCAACATGAAACTGTAGTAACCAGTGAAACCTACAACAGTGCAAATTTAAGGCCTTCATCATTTGAGGATTTCAACACCAGGAGAGCCTGTTTACCAAGCCAACCTAACCAG GTCCCACTGAAGTCAATCAGGCATGTTAGTTTTCAGGATGAAGATGAAATTGTCAGAATAAACCCTCGTGACATTTTGATACGTCGTTATGCAGACTACAGGCATCCTGACATGTGGAAGAATGACCTGGAGAGGGATGACGCAGACTCAAATATACCATTTTCTAAATCAGACAGTAAAAAATCTGACTATTTATACCCATGTGGGGATGGAACTAAGTTGAATTCCCTAAAAGACTCAAAGAGTTCTGTGGTATTTAAAACTCAGCCTTCCtcatcaaaatttaaaaactcaaaaagaagaaaagaggatgGTGAGCGTTCCCGCTGTATATACTGCCAGGAAAGGTTTAATCATGAAGATAATGGCAGAGGAAAATGTCAAGATGCGCCAGATCCTATTAAAAGATGTATCTACCAAGTTAGTTGCATGCTTTGCGCAGAGAGCATGCTGTATCACTGCATGTCAGACTCTGAAGGAGATTTCTCTGATCCTTGCTCGTGTGACACTAGTGATGACAAGTTCTGCTTACGCTGGTTAGCACTGGTGGCACTCTCGTTCATTGCTCCATGTATGTGCTGCTACCTCCCCTTGAGAGCATGCCATCACTGTGGTGAGGTGTGTGGGTGCTGTGGAGGAAAGCATAAAGCTGCGGGATGA